The Halomonas elongata DSM 2581 DNA segment TGGGAAGGTGTCACGCCCTCGATCGCCTCGAGCAGATCGGTGCGGCCGATCAGATCGGTGAGCTGCCGCACGCCCAGCATGGCCATCAGTTCGCGCACTTCCTCGGCGATGAAGCGGAAATAGTGCTTGACCATGTCCACCGTGCCGCGGAAATGCTCGTCGCGCAGGACCTGGTGCTGAGTGGCGACGCCGGTGGCGCAGTTGTTGAGGTGGCAGATACGCAGGTACTTGCAGCCCAGTGCGACCATCGGCGCGGTACCGAAACCGAAGCTCTCGGCGCCGAGGATTGCCGCCTTGATCACGTCCAGGCCGGTCTTCAGGCCGCCATCGGTCTGCAGGCGAATCTTGTCGCGCAGGCCGTTGATGCGCAGCGCCTGGTGAACCTCGGGCAGGCCGAGCTCCCAGGGGCTGCCGGCGTGCTTGATCGAGGTCAGCGGGCTCGCCGCCGTGCCGCCGTCGTAGCCGGAGACGGTGATCAGGTCGGCATAGGCCTTGGCCACGCCGGTGGCGATGGTGCCGATGCCGGGCTCGGACACCAGCTTGACCGAGACCTGGGCGTCGGGATTGACCTGCTTGAGGTCGAAGATCAGCTGCGCCAGGTCCTCGATGGAATAGATGTCATGGTGCGGCGGCGGCGAGATCAGCGTCACCCCGGGCACCGCATAGCGCAGCCGGGCGATCAGTTCGTTGACCTTGCCGCCCGGCAACTGGCCGCCTTCGCCGGGCTTGGCGCCCTGGGCCACCTTGATCTGCAGCACTTCGGCATTGGCCAGGTAAGCCGGCGTGACCCCGAAACGCCCGGAAGCGATCTGCTTGATCTTGGAGCTGCGGATGGTGCCGTAACGGACCGGATCCTCGCCGCCCTCGCCGGAATTGGAGCGCCCACCGGTCTCGTTCATGGCCTGGGCCAGAGCCTCGTGGGCCTCCGGCGACAGGGCGCCGAGCGACATGCCGGCGCTGTCGAAGCGCGGCAGCAGGTTCTCGACGGGTTCCACTTCCTCCAGCGGCACCGGCGTCTCGGCAGGCTTGAGCCTGAGCAGGTCGCGAATGGTGGCCGGATCGCGCTCGTTGACCAGGGCCGCGAACTTCTTCCACTTGGTGTAATCGCCCTCCTGCACGGCCTCCTGCAGCGCCTTGATCACATCCGGGTTGTAGGCGTGGTACTCGTGGCCATGCACATACTTCATCAGGCCGCCGTGGGAGATGCTCTTGCGCGGCTTCCAGGCATCCTTGGCCAGCAGCTCCTGTTGCAGCTGCAGCTCGGCAAAGCCGGTGCCCTCGATGCGCGAGGCCATGCCGGTGAAGCACATGTCCATGACCTCGGACGCCAGGCCCACGGCCTCGAACAGTTGAGAGCCACGATAGGAGGCCAGCGTCGAGATGCCCATCTTCGAGAGGATCTTGAACAGCCCCTTCTGCAACCCCTTGCGATAGTTTTCCCGGGCATCGGCGGGGTTACCGACCAGCTCGCCGGTGCGATGCATGTCGGCCATGACCTGATAGGCCAGCCATGGGTAGACCGCCGTGGCGCCCACCCCGAAGAGCACCGCCATCTGGTGGGCATCGCGGGCGTAGCCGGTCTCGACGATCAGGTTGACGCGGGGGCGCAACGCCAGGCGTCCCAGGTGATGATGCACCGCACCCACCGCCAGGGCGGCATGAATGGGCAACTGTCCCTTTTCCAGATTGGCGTCGGACAGCACCAGCAGCACCTTGTCGCCGCGGGCGGCTTTCTCGGCCTCGGCGCAAAGCGCCTGCAACGCGTCCTTGAGCCCGGTGGTCTCGGGATCGTAGGCCAACGACAGCGTCTGACTGGCGAAGGCCGGGTCTTCCTGGGTCACCAGGGCGGTGAACTTGCGCGGCGACAGTACCGGGGTGGTCAGAATCAGGCGATGCGCATGCTCCGGCGTTGCCTTGAAGACATTGAGTTCGGCGCCGATGCAGCTTTCCAGCGACATCACGATCGCCTCGCGCAGCGGATCGATGGCCGGATTGGTGACCTGGGCGAACTTCTGGCGGAAATAGTCGGTCAGCAGCCGCTGTTTGGTGGAGAGTACCGCCATGGGCGTGTCATCGCCCATGGACCCCACCCCTTCCTGACCGCTTTCGGCCAGGGGACGCAAAATCTGGTCGCGCTCCTCGAAGCTGATCTGGAACATCTTCTGCTGCACGGCCAGGGTATCGGCATCCATGTTCTGGAAGCGCGCCAGCTCGGTGAGCGCCGATTCCAGGTAACTGGCCTCCTGCTTGAGCCAGCGCTTGTAGGGATAGGCCGACTTGAGTCGCGAGTCGATGTCCTCGGTATGCAGGACCTCGCCGGTTTCGGTATCCACGGCCAGGATCTGGCCGGGGCCGACACGCCCCTTGGCCACCACGTCCTCGGGCCGATAATCGTAGGTGCCGATCTCGGAAGCCAGGGTGATGTAGCCATTGCGGGTGATCACCCAGCGCGCCGGGCGCAGGCCATTGCGATCGAGCATGCAGACCGCCTGGCGGCCATCGGTCATGACCACGCCGGCCGGACCGTCCCAGGGCTCGGCATGCATGGAGTTGTACTCATAGAAGGCACGCAGGTCGCCGTCCATGATCTCGACGTTCTGCCAGGCCGGCGGCACCATCATGCGCACCGCCCGATGCAGATCCATGCCACCGGTGAGCAGCACCTCGAGCATGTTGTCCATGCTCGAGGAGTCGGAACCGGTGGTGTTGACGATCTCGTCGAGCTCGGCGATGTCGGGCAGCCGCTCGCTGGTGAAGTTTTCCTTGCGCGAGTTGGCCCAGCCACGGTTGGCCTGGATGGTGTTGATCTCGCCATTGTGGGCCAGCAGCCGGAACGGCTGGGCCAGCGGCCAACGCGGCGCGGTGTTGGTCGAGAAGCGCTGGTGGAAGACGCAGATGGCCGTCTCCAGGCGGGTATCGCCCAGGTCGTGATAGAAGGCGGGAAGATCCACCGGCATCACCAGCCCCTTGTAGGACACCACCTCGGGCGACAGCGAACAGACATAGAAGTCCTCTTCGTCGCGCAGGGCCTGCTCGGCATGACGGCGCGCCATGAACAGGTCGACGTCGAAGGTGTCGCCGGTCTCCTCGCCGGGCTCGACGAAAAGCTGCCGGATGCGCGGCAGGCAATCCAGCGCCATGGGACCACAGACACTGGGGTCCACCGGCACCTCGCGCCAGCCCAGCACGTTCAAGCCGCGCTTGGTCAGTTCGGCTTCCAGGGTTTCCCGCCCCTGCGCTTCCCGGGCATCGTCGTCGGGCAGGAAGATCGAGCCGACCGCGAAGCGCTCGCCCAGTTCGACGCCGAGCGCCTCACGCGCCACTTCGCGCATGAAGGACTCGGGCATTTTCAGCAACAGGCCGCAGCCGTCGCCGGTCTTGCCATCGGCGGCGATGCCGCCACGGTGTGTCATGCAGGTCAGCGACTCGATGGCGGTCTTCAGCAAGTCGTGGCTGGCCTGCCCCTCCATGTGGGCGATCAAGCCGAACCCACAGTTGTCACGGAATTCGTCGGGCTGGTGGAGACCTCGGTTCATGGACGTGCCTCAGCTACGAAGAGTTTTATTTGCAGAAATTATGTGTTATATTTTTATGTTTTTCTTTTTACACAGAGACGCTGATCGGGTCTCTAGACTGCACGGCAAAAGGCCGTCCAGAATAGCCAGCCCCTACTCTCAACGCAACGCCCTCGCCCCTCCACTACCCGCGTTTTCTCCAGCAAATCCGTGACTTGCACGCCCGCTCAATAAAAAAAGCCTACCAACTCAACAGTTTGCAAAGCGTTGGCTCGACACTCTGAGCCTCATCACCCATGATGAGACTTTAGTCGCATACCCTCACGAACCCCCATGCCGATATGGCATATGGCATGCGAATTCATGCAAGACACGCGAACGGACACCCCGAAACGACGACGCCCGCGGCAAGGCGCGGGCGTCGTCGTGCGAATGGTTGGAAAGAGGCCTTCCTAGGCCTTGCCTGAAAAGTCGACGAGCGAAGGCAGGCACTTTTCGGACAGTGCCTAGCGGCGCGGAAAGGCCTCCAGAAACTCCCTCAGCATCTCGGGCGGCGTCTCGTCATGAATGCAGGCGTCACCGAGTCGACGCAGCAGGATCAAGCGCAACCGCGCATCCAGGTTCTTCTTGTCCAGGCGCATGAGCGCCAGGAAGTCCTCCGCCGTCATGTCGGCCGGTACCGCCAGCGGCAACGACGCCGCCTCGATGATCGCGCGAACCCGCGCCACGTCGGCCTCCGCGAGCCAGCCCAGCCGATGCGAAAGTTCCGCGGCCATCAGCATGCCGGCCCCCACGGCCTCGCCATGCAGCCAATGCCCATAGCCCTGATGGGTTTCGATGGCGTGACCGAAGGTGTGCCCCAGGTTGAGCAAGGCCCGCACGCCCTGCTCGGTCTCGTCCTCGGCGACGATCTCGGCCTTGAGACTGCAACTGCGCTCGATGGCGGTCGTCAAGGCGGCGGCATCGAGACGACGCAACGCCGGCATGCGCTCCTCCAGCCAGGACAGGAAGTCGGCATCACGGATCAGCCCGTACTTGATGACTTCGGCGAGCCCGGCGGAAAGCTCGCGGGGCGGCAGGCTTGCCAGGGTGTCCGTATCGATCAGCACCGCCCGAGGCTGCCAGAAGGCACCGATCATGTTCTTGCCGCGCGGATGATTGACCCCGGTCTTGCCGCCGACCGAGGAATCCACCTGGGCCAGCAGGGTCGTGGGCACCTGGATGAAGGCCACGCCGCGCTGATAGCTGGCAGCGGCATAGCCGACCATGTCACCGATCACGCCGCCTCCCAAAGCGATCAAGGTGCACCGCCGATTGAATCCGGCCGCCAGCAGCGCGTCCCAGATGCGCTCGACGCTGGCCAGGTTCTTGGTCGCTTCGCCGTCGGGCAACACCAGCTCGCGCACCTCCAGGTCGTCCGGCAGGCCACGCTTGAGCGCCTCC contains these protein-coding regions:
- the gltB gene encoding glutamate synthase large subunit — protein: MNRGLHQPDEFRDNCGFGLIAHMEGQASHDLLKTAIESLTCMTHRGGIAADGKTGDGCGLLLKMPESFMREVAREALGVELGERFAVGSIFLPDDDAREAQGRETLEAELTKRGLNVLGWREVPVDPSVCGPMALDCLPRIRQLFVEPGEETGDTFDVDLFMARRHAEQALRDEEDFYVCSLSPEVVSYKGLVMPVDLPAFYHDLGDTRLETAICVFHQRFSTNTAPRWPLAQPFRLLAHNGEINTIQANRGWANSRKENFTSERLPDIAELDEIVNTTGSDSSSMDNMLEVLLTGGMDLHRAVRMMVPPAWQNVEIMDGDLRAFYEYNSMHAEPWDGPAGVVMTDGRQAVCMLDRNGLRPARWVITRNGYITLASEIGTYDYRPEDVVAKGRVGPGQILAVDTETGEVLHTEDIDSRLKSAYPYKRWLKQEASYLESALTELARFQNMDADTLAVQQKMFQISFEERDQILRPLAESGQEGVGSMGDDTPMAVLSTKQRLLTDYFRQKFAQVTNPAIDPLREAIVMSLESCIGAELNVFKATPEHAHRLILTTPVLSPRKFTALVTQEDPAFASQTLSLAYDPETTGLKDALQALCAEAEKAARGDKVLLVLSDANLEKGQLPIHAALAVGAVHHHLGRLALRPRVNLIVETGYARDAHQMAVLFGVGATAVYPWLAYQVMADMHRTGELVGNPADARENYRKGLQKGLFKILSKMGISTLASYRGSQLFEAVGLASEVMDMCFTGMASRIEGTGFAELQLQQELLAKDAWKPRKSISHGGLMKYVHGHEYHAYNPDVIKALQEAVQEGDYTKWKKFAALVNERDPATIRDLLRLKPAETPVPLEEVEPVENLLPRFDSAGMSLGALSPEAHEALAQAMNETGGRSNSGEGGEDPVRYGTIRSSKIKQIASGRFGVTPAYLANAEVLQIKVAQGAKPGEGGQLPGGKVNELIARLRYAVPGVTLISPPPHHDIYSIEDLAQLIFDLKQVNPDAQVSVKLVSEPGIGTIATGVAKAYADLITVSGYDGGTAASPLTSIKHAGSPWELGLPEVHQALRINGLRDKIRLQTDGGLKTGLDVIKAAILGAESFGFGTAPMVALGCKYLRICHLNNCATGVATQHQVLRDEHFRGTVDMVKHYFRFIAEEVRELMAMLGVRQLTDLIGRTDLLEAIEGVTPSQRRLDLSPLMTNDFVPAEAPQFCQVDRNVPHDPGAKNQEVLAAMKTAIEQKSGGEFEFAITNCDRSVGALASGTIAKRYGEAGLEDAPVTARFRGVAGQSFGVWNARGLHLYLEGDANDYVGKGMNGGRVVIVPPRESRFESHKTAIIGNTCLYGATGGKLFASGTAGERFGVRNSGAQAVIEGAGDHCCEYMTGGLVAVLGETGVNFGAGMTGGFAYVLDEDRTFVDKYNHELVEIHRVNTEAMEAHRRHLREVIEEFVAETGSQRGRDILEDFSDFIRHFWLVKPKAASLASLLDQSRRQPE
- the aroB gene encoding 3-dehydroquinate synthase; this encodes MTQSPEVPSSHDALRTLRVALGERSYPIHIGPELLGDSRWLTPHLAGRQVMVVTNETVAPLYLEALKRGLPDDLEVRELVLPDGEATKNLASVERIWDALLAAGFNRRCTLIALGGGVIGDMVGYAAASYQRGVAFIQVPTTLLAQVDSSVGGKTGVNHPRGKNMIGAFWQPRAVLIDTDTLASLPPRELSAGLAEVIKYGLIRDADFLSWLEERMPALRRLDAAALTTAIERSCSLKAEIVAEDETEQGVRALLNLGHTFGHAIETHQGYGHWLHGEAVGAGMLMAAELSHRLGWLAEADVARVRAIIEAASLPLAVPADMTAEDFLALMRLDKKNLDARLRLILLRRLGDACIHDETPPEMLREFLEAFPRR